Genomic window (Zingiber officinale cultivar Zhangliang chromosome 2B, Zo_v1.1, whole genome shotgun sequence):
agaaattgggttcggatgagccctatttcggttggccgacaTCACCCAAACGATCGGAGCAGTAGGAGAGTAAAAGAAGGTTGAAAAtgctattggaggcaccttcaaagggagttgaaggtgccttcacacCTTCATTGtgtaaggcaccttccatggctagaggtaggggtgtcaaaaatgaacccgacccgacgacccaacccgagtcgacccgaaaaaaatcaggttcaggTTAGGCATTTTCGGGtttgggttcgggtcgggttcgggttggagggttggagagtaaaaaattttcgggttgggtcgggtcggggttcgggttgacccgggtcgacttaaatatagggttttgtgggtttttttggggttaaatcaaattttattttaaaaatttagatgtttttatgtatatttgtatgataatgatggagtattgagataaaagtgaagaattatagggaaaatagctcaAAAAAGttgttttgaatcggattttcgggttatatgggtcgggttcgggttgatcgggttggtcgggttcgggtttaggtgtgttgggttgaactcgggttcgggttgggttaaaaaaaaaactcaacccgacccgacccacccgaattgacacccctagctGGAGGGCGctttcgatgaacagtacgaaggatGGTCTTTTGAGCAGTGCATGGAAGATGGATCACGTTTTCATTGTTGTTCCTTACTGCTGCTTGAGACCTGCTCATAAAGctcgtggagggcgccctcaacagcataGAGGGCGCTCTCATCCGCACCGAATCCACAGTGTGGATAAGTTCTGACCACTTTGCAGCCTATCCgcctgagggcaccctcaacctctatgagggcgccctcgcgccaaGGTCCATggcgccctcaacctccatgagggcgccctcgcgccagtgtccagggcaccctcaagctccattaGGGCGCCCTTGCGCCTTGCAACGAGGTTGCTTCTCCAGGTTCACTTcctgcaaagcatgttagttcaacataccctacaaaacaaagttaggataATAGAGATATGTAAAAgtaattgacagtcatcggactgtccagttctaaCTTTGGATTCCCgatcgaaaatcctaggtcgaactgacgtctactgttccctcaccggggaacgcatcctcacctactccactcaggagagtttatctaTTGCTAGTTGATCCTCTAGACCaattggactttttctcagcgctCGGGCCTCCAGGACTTTCCGTTGGGCATCCGCTCCACGATCCgcccagtctttcacttggttcgtgacaccaggactttccacccagAGTCCTTGACTCTGGGACTTTTGCCCAAAGCCCTCGGCCCGCCAAGACttctcgcctagggttaccacccctaggacctagggttatcaccccctagggtttttcacctgcctaaccgtagctaggacttttgcctaagtacatttaagactttcttgcaagctcattcaaacacgttagataacaaataaccttaactttaaatcctttgtcattatcaaaacttaaattcgatcgtcggatgttttctgcaccaacaatttctccctttttgattatggtaacaaaattcaaagttaagtaaatcaAAAGTACTCAAAAAAGTATAAATACAATATTAAGAATTTCAGCTAGAAAGCAACTTGAAAAATGAAAATATTCTGGTTGTTCTAGTTTTCGCTTTTATTTACTTTTACTTtcactttcctctccccctttgcgatatataaaaaatataaagtataaaaagggatgaaaAGAAATGATAGTTTGCTCCCCCTGAAAAGAAGTATTGTTGTTTGAAACTAGTAGTTCAAGACTTAAAGTAATAGCTTAGCAAATATTATctagtaaaaatttcaaaataatagGTTTGCAAGTTAAATTAAATTCAGGATTTAAAagcaaattaatttaaattgaagttttagtcaaaattaaaaaatattttgaaaaatactaggCTTAGACTTTTAATTCAGACTtcaattcaaaataatttaatcaaaccttttaaaaaatatttttattatttcaaagccaagttaagtaaaaatgattTTCAGACTTAAAAATAATTcagacttaaaaataattttattttatacccaagaaaaaataatttttcatctaaaaaattttaaattcaagttaataaataatttttaagtccaagtaaaaataatttttaaatccaagtacaaataattttataagtcataaaaaaagtcaaaaataattttcaagtgaaaatatttttattttaaaaccaagtaaaaaataattttattttaaaaacaagaGCCAACttgattaaaagaattttttttcttttttttttcactcccccttgattaatgccagtcaattaaaaaatttaaaatctcatagtccaagcatgagtaaacaaattatttactaacaatcaactgtctaacctttagttactagttgTTTACTAAGAGGtagtagttttcacttggttagtcaagttaagtaaatgttccagttagttttgactaagcatggatcacttaacttgattaatatgattttgatatttaatgtctagacttatgtcgatgcacagacataagcatttaTAAGTCTAGGCAATACCCTACGCATcttacaccattctaagtgtttcatacacaagcaaggtaatcctagtgtgcttgtgagatgctctggttgagactaggggtacatgctttcttgGGGATAAATTCCTAAGCTAAatccaatattttgaaaaactaataaaattggaattttgaaatatttttcctagaatttgaaatcaaagtattacaattttgaaattacaCAAGAAGAATTAATTTTGAAAGCAgcttctattctactaagcacatccctatcTGCCTTctgagtgcactgaactcaagtttaggtaagggttttgtgaaaatgtcagccaggtttgacttggattcaacatagttaagtacaatgtcacccttagctacatgatctcttacaaagtggtgttttacttctatgtatTTAGTTCTTGAGTAGTGAATTGGATTCTTGGTtaggttaattgaacttatattatcaattgaaatttttgtgttttcatattctagttgatagtcctttaaggtatgcatcatccataatagttgagatgcatattctcctagggctatgtactcagcttcaaTGGTGGATAAAGAAATACAGTATTACTTTCTGTTTGATCAACTTATCAATAACTgatctagaaattgacagctgctATTAATGTAGACTACTtccattaaaaaaaactttcaattAGCGACGAACCGAATTTTCTGTCAAAACCTTAGACAATAGTGTAGTTGGAATTCATTCTGCAATCAGTAAACTGTCGGAGCCACTCAGAAGCTGCATGAGGAAGAGCTTTGGCGTCATCTTGAAGTCACAACCAAGGTAAGAAAGAGTAGCTGCTATATATAGTTACATTTTCTATTACCGATCTGTAGTTCTGGCACAAGCGTCATTTTGGAAACTGCTTCCAAATATGTGCCTTGATTCTCTTACTTGGTGTTGCATAATAAACATCTGATTGATTCATGAATTTTGAAGGTCAATCCCCAGTTCTACGGTTTCAGATGGATTACACTGCTTTTAACACAGGAGTTCAACTTTGCTCACAGACTTCACATTTGGGATACACTCTTAAGTGACCCTGAAGGTCCTCAGGTACCGATATCTTTCCTTCATGGTAGTTATATGATCCCTCATCATGTCCTTCACCAAAAGGTTACACGAACAATGTCCATGATCACAGGAAACCCTACTAAGAATATGTTTCCTATAAATTGCTAGATCTGTTTTACAAAGTTTGTTTGAGCGCAAGTACATTTATGCTTGTGCTTTCTTATTATTTTAGAGCGTGATATTACAAGTTAGTTATACTGAACAAAGAGAAGATACTTGGCAATGCTAAAATTTCATTTCAATGCAATTAGCAATGCTAGAAGATACTTGGAACAGAGACTCCTTAGATGCTAATACATCCTTGACCTGATTCGTACTGGTGCGACTTTTGAACATTCTtaattttgcatgcagtccctctatttaaaaaactttgtttccactccctacatgcaaagttttctttgtatcaactCCCCTCATATAAATATCATGACCTAATTAccctcaaattttttaggtataaaaagtccaagaatgagtataattcttcttaaagtcagtattTTATACCagaatcgaatatattttctatcaaaattatctctcatattttttaggtataaaaaaatctaaaaacgagtataattcctgttaaattcaatattttatattagaatcaagtatattttctattaaattgagcatgattttttccctgcttaatataatttctcctaaattcagtaccatttaaacaaaatttagtatattttcatccaattgagtaccatttaaagaaaatcgtgtatattttctatcaaaattaactcttatatttttttaggtacaaataGTTTAAAAACGAGtaaaattcctattaaattcagcactttaaactagaatcgagtatattttctattaaattgagcacaacttttttcttaatataattcctcataAATTCAGCACTatttatcatttaaagaaaatctagtatattttttatccaattgagtatcatttaaagaaaatataatatattttctatccaattaagatgaaaaaagaatcgtactcaatctgttaaaaaatatattagattctaaatttaatgtactgaatttaagataaattatactgatttttaaactttttatacctaaaaatatcatgggtaattaggtaaatatgtttaactagggagtgaaaacaaaAAATTTAGGAAGtagggactgcatgcaaagttATGTTTGTAAATAGGGAGTGCATGCAAATTTTCCCTTTGTTTGAGCGCAAGAACATTTCTGCTTGTGCTTTCTTATTATTTTAGAGCGTGATATTACAAGTTAGTTATACTGAACAAAGAGAAGATACTTGGCAATGCTAAAATTTCATTTCAATGCAATTAGCAATGCTAGAAGATACTTGGAACAGAGACTCCTCAGATGCTAATACATCCTTGACCTGATTCGTACTGGTGCGACTTCTGAGCATTTGCAATCCCATTTCCTCTAATTCCTCTGTCATCTCCTTCTGATTTAAGAGAAACCCTTCGAATATCTTTTTGGGCATTCTCATTTGTAAATCAATTAGTTCTATTTCTGTAGAGCCATGGAGCAAGCAATCGTCTTCATTGGTGTTTTCTATATGCGTAGAATCTGCCAGTATAATAGAGTCCTTGCACTTCTTGAGGAGCTGGGACAATATCATAGTTGACGAACAATTTTTCAGATTGAAGTTGAGGTTGAAGATCACGGCGTCCTCTTTATAGCCCGGATAAATAAATTCATCGATTCCGTTTTCTGCTGCTGATCTCTGGCAATCGAAGCAAATTTTGTTATGTGCCGATCAAAGAGAGTATGCATGAAAATTAAAAAGGTCGGCTTTATGGATCTTATCTCACTCACGTTTGTGGTTTTGCTAGAATTCAGCATGAGCCAAGCGGTTTCCTTTCGAAAATCAGCTCCGAGAAAATTCATCAATGCAACTGGAGGATCTGCAGGCGGATGGAGGGCGAGAAGGAATGACGCATTCTGGACCCTGGGCGCTTCAATGTGCAGCTCGTCGACGACCTCGACGATGAGCGACTCGAGCATTGGACCGCTGATGTCGATGGCGTCGACGCAGCCGAGCAACTCAAGCAGGACTAGATGCTTGATGGAAGCGGAGTGGATGCTTAGTCTGCCCATGCCGTGCAGGAACCAAATGCAAAAGATGAGTTGCAGAGTCTCGAGGAAGGGGCAGGAAGCGAAGAGGTTGCACAGGAAATCAGGGCGAAGTAAACATCGTTCCATTTTGAGGGAGGTGAGTAGGGGGCAACCCAATGGCGAGAGGGGGTGGCGATCGAAGTATTTCATCACTCGGATGAAAACCAAGGAGAGACTCCTCAGCGACTTGATGCCGATCAAGCCGCAATCCCTGCCGCTGAGATACAGCCATCCCTTGCCCGTGGAGTTTTCGAGGATGAGGTCTTGCAGGCCCGCCCTGGCGAGATCGTCGAAGAGTAGCTGCTCGAGGGGTTCGGGTAAATAGTCGTCGTCGTCTTCGTCGCCGAAGACGACGCGGCATTGGTGGATCAGGGCACGGGGGAAGGTGAATTGTTGGTTTGCGTAGACGCCGCCGGAGGGGAGCCCGACGTCGAGGCGGAAGGCCTCGAGTCGGGGGATGAAGGGGAGGAGACTGCGGAAGCGGGAGCAGACGGCAGAGAGGGCGACGCGCTGCTTGATGGGGAGGAAGGCGAGGATGGAGTTGAGGAGGTCATCGTGGAGGGAAGTGAGGCGGTCCTCCGGGGCGCTTGCCTGCTCACGCCGGCGCTTGTAATGGACAGTCATCAGGCGAGCAAAGGCGTCGGGATCAAACTGCTTCCGCCGCCTTCTCACTGTTTTGTCGCAGGGCGATTCAGATTTTGGATTTAGGGCTTACGATTTAAAATGTAGAATTTAATTTAaggattagaatttaaaatttaaa
Coding sequences:
- the LOC122048845 gene encoding uncharacterized protein LOC122048845 — translated: MRDEEDAAVSGDCGRGKGSVGCRWRLWTRGKAAVAAGEDLLCARWLPAREERRRRRDRRRLPLNPKSESPCDKTVRRRRKQFDPDAFARLMTVHYKRRREQASAPEDRLTSLHDDLLNSILAFLPIKQRVALSAVCSRFRSLLPFIPRLEAFRLDVGLPSGGVYANQQFTFPRALIHQCRVVFGDEDDDDYLPEPLEQLLFDDLARAGLQDLILENSTGKGWLYLSGRDCGLIGIKSLRSLSLVFIRVMKYFDRHPLSPLGCPLLTSLKMERCLLRPDFLCNLFASCPFLETLQLIFCIWFLHGMGRLSIHSASIKHLVLLELLGCVDAIDISGPMLESLIVEVVDELHIEAPRVQNASFLLALHPPADPPVALMNFLGADFRKETAWLMLNSSKTTNRSAAENGIDEFIYPGYKEDAVIFNLNFNLKNCSSTMILSQLLKKCKDSIILADSTHIENTNEDDCLLHGSTEIELIDLQMRMPKKIFEGFLLNQKEMTEELEEMGLQMLRSRTSTNQVKDVLASEESLFQVSSSIANCIEMKF